One genomic region from Harpia harpyja isolate bHarHar1 chromosome 1, bHarHar1 primary haplotype, whole genome shotgun sequence encodes:
- the MATN4 gene encoding matrilin-4 isoform X1: MMKLLPIAPILLLLLTTLEARPKPAALKCRTGPLDIVFVIDSSRSVRPFEFETMRRFMMDIIGSLDVGPNATRVGVIQYSSQVQNIFSLKTFFTRADMEKAINSIVPLAQGTMTGLAIQYVMNVAFTTQEGARPLHKKIPRIAIIVTDGRPQDRVTEVATQARNAGIEVYAVGIQRADMNSLRAMASPPLEEHVFLVESFELIQQFGKQFQDKLCGVNTCMEQEHGCQHSCISTASSFYCECNPGYRLNMDGKTCSPINACEDGRHGCQHQCISTRGSYLCHCRTGYYLNQDKRSCSMIDYCSFGNHSCQHECVSIPNGHYCRCRSGFTLQPDSKSCRATDLCNGVDHGCEFKCVSTEGSYRCVCPEGQQLQADGKACSKCGAGHVDLVMVIDGSKSVRPQNFELVKQFVNRIVDLLEVSPHGTRVGLVQYSSRVRTEFPLNKYHSADEIKKAVMEVEYMEKGTMTGLALKHMVEHSFSELEGARPLSHNVPRIGLVFTDGRSQDDISEWARRAKESGIVMFAVGVGKAVEEELRAIASEPVEQHFSYSADFSTMTHLVENFKLNICPGFQETQCNGRGKRYKHQHMPSPTPHPHPPQGFKCQHAPALHARTSQRHSSMKSVAALFLVGMLILWTELPTGSAWSCPPVHITCAMVNPPNHCYTDRHCPRYKKCCPSFCGRRCISRLPSLSYA, translated from the exons ATGATGAAGCTTCTGCCCATTGCCCCcatcctcctgcttctcctgacaaCGCTGGAAGCCAGACCAAAACCTGCAG CCCTGAAGTGCAGGACGGGTCCCCTGGACATCGTGTTTGTGATCGACAGCTCCCGCAGCGTGCGCCCCTTCGAGTTCGAGACCATGCGGCGGTTCATGATGGACATCATCGGCAGCCTGGACGTGGGCCCCAACGCCACGCGGGTGGGGGTGATCCAATACTCCAGCCAGGTGCAGAACATCTTCTCCCTCAAGACCTTCTTCACACGGGCAGACATGGAGAAGGCCATCAACAGCATCGTGCCACTGGCCCAGGGCACCATGACGGGGCTGGCCATCCAGTACGTCATGAATGTGGCCTTCACCACGCAGGAGGGCGCACGCCCTCTGCACAAGAAGATCCCCCGCATTGCCATCATCGTGACGGACGGACGGCCCCAGGACCGTGTCACCGAGGTGGCCACCCAGGCCCGGAATGCTGGCATCGAGGTCTATGCCGTGGGCATCCAGCGGGCAGACATGAACTCACTGCGGGCCATGGCCTCACCACCGCTGGAGGAGCACGTCTTCCTGGTGGAGTCCTTCGAGCTCATCCAGCAGTTTGGGAAGCAGTTCCAGGACAAGCTCTGCG GGGTGAACACGTGCATGGAGCAGGAGCAcggctgccagcacagctgcatcAGCACCGCCAGCTCCTTCTACTGCGAATGCAACCCCGGCTACAGGCTCAACATGGATGGAAAGACCTGTTCCC CCATCAATGCCTGTGAAGACGGGAGACACGGCTGTCAGCACCAGTGCATCAGCACTCGTGGGTCGTACTTGTGCCACTGCCGCACGGGTTACTACCTCAACCAGGACAAGAGGAGCTGCTCTA TGATCGATTACTGCAGCTTCGGCAACCACAGCTGCCAGCACGAGTGCGTGAGCATCCCCAACGGGCACTACTGCCGCTGCCGCAGCGGGTTCACGCTGCAGCCCGACAGCAAGTCCTGCAGAG CCACCGACCTCTGCAACGGGGTGGATCACGGCTGCGAGTTCAAGTGCGTGAGCACGGAGGGCTCCTACCGCTGCGTGTGCCCCGAGGGCCAGCAGCTCCAGGCTGACGGCAAGGCGTGCAGCA AGTGCGGGGCTGGGCACGTTGACCTGGTGATGGTGATCGATGGCTCCAAGAGTGTCCGGCCCCAAAACTTCGAGCTGGTGAAGCAGTTTGTGAACCGCATCGTGGACCTGCTGGAGGTGTCACCCCATGGCACGCGGGTGGGGCTGGTGCAATACTCCAGCCGCGTCCGCACCGAGTTCCCCCTCAACAAGTACCACAGCGCGGATGAGATCAAGAAGGCGGTGATGGAGGTGGAGTACATGGAGAAAGGCACCATGACAGGTCTTGCCCTCAAGCACATGGTGGAGCACAGCTTCTCTGAGCTGGAAGGTGCCAGGCCTCTCTCCCACAACGTGCCCAGAATTGGGCTCGTCTTCACAGACGGGCGCTCCCAGGATGACATCTCTGAATGGGCCAGGAGAGCAAAGGAGTCAG GGATTGTTATGTTCGCTGTGGGCGTTGGCAAGGCTGTGGAAGAGGAGCTGAGAGCAATTGCCTCCGAGCCGGTGGAGCAGCACTTCTCCTACTCGGCGGACTTCAGCACCATGACCCACCTCGTGGAGAACTTCAAGCTGAACATCTGCCCAG GCTTCCAGGAAACACAATGCAATGGCAGAGGAAAAAGGTACAAACACCAGCACATGCCCAGCCCAACTCCCCACCCCCATCCTCCCCAAGGGTTTAAATGTCAGCATGCCCCAGCTCTCCACGCTCGCACCTCTCAGAGACACAGCAGCATGAAGTCAGTGGCTGCTCTCTTCCTGGTGGGGATGCTCATCCTCTGGACAGAGCTGCCAACAG GCAGTGCCTGGTCCTGCCCACCCGTCCACATCACCTGCGCGATGGTCAACCCACCGAACCACTGCTACACTGACCGGCACTGTCCGCGGTACAAGAAGTGCTGCCCATCCTTCTGCGGAAGGAGATGCATCTCGAGGCTACCTTCCCTCTCCTACG cgTGA
- the MATN4 gene encoding matrilin-4 isoform X2: MMKLLPIAPILLLLLTTLEARPKPAALKCRTGPLDIVFVIDSSRSVRPFEFETMRRFMMDIIGSLDVGPNATRVGVIQYSSQVQNIFSLKTFFTRADMEKAINSIVPLAQGTMTGLAIQYVMNVAFTTQEGARPLHKKIPRIAIIVTDGRPQDRVTEVATQARNAGIEVYAVGIQRADMNSLRAMASPPLEEHVFLVESFELIQQFGKQFQDKLCGVNTCMEQEHGCQHSCISTASSFYCECNPGYRLNMDGKTCSPINACEDGRHGCQHQCISTRGSYLCHCRTGYYLNQDKRSCSMIDYCSFGNHSCQHECVSIPNGHYCRCRSGFTLQPDSKSCRATDLCNGVDHGCEFKCVSTEGSYRCVCPEGQQLQADGKACSKCGAGHVDLVMVIDGSKSVRPQNFELVKQFVNRIVDLLEVSPHGTRVGLVQYSSRVRTEFPLNKYHSADEIKKAVMEVEYMEKGTMTGLALKHMVEHSFSELEGARPLSHNVPRIGLVFTDGRSQDDISEWARRAKESGIVMFAVGVGKAVEEELRAIASEPVEQHFSYSADFSTMTHLVENFKLNICPEEGKGETEIRNPCECEALVQFQTNTVAILQSLTEKIAQMTARLEDLEKQIANKK, translated from the exons ATGATGAAGCTTCTGCCCATTGCCCCcatcctcctgcttctcctgacaaCGCTGGAAGCCAGACCAAAACCTGCAG CCCTGAAGTGCAGGACGGGTCCCCTGGACATCGTGTTTGTGATCGACAGCTCCCGCAGCGTGCGCCCCTTCGAGTTCGAGACCATGCGGCGGTTCATGATGGACATCATCGGCAGCCTGGACGTGGGCCCCAACGCCACGCGGGTGGGGGTGATCCAATACTCCAGCCAGGTGCAGAACATCTTCTCCCTCAAGACCTTCTTCACACGGGCAGACATGGAGAAGGCCATCAACAGCATCGTGCCACTGGCCCAGGGCACCATGACGGGGCTGGCCATCCAGTACGTCATGAATGTGGCCTTCACCACGCAGGAGGGCGCACGCCCTCTGCACAAGAAGATCCCCCGCATTGCCATCATCGTGACGGACGGACGGCCCCAGGACCGTGTCACCGAGGTGGCCACCCAGGCCCGGAATGCTGGCATCGAGGTCTATGCCGTGGGCATCCAGCGGGCAGACATGAACTCACTGCGGGCCATGGCCTCACCACCGCTGGAGGAGCACGTCTTCCTGGTGGAGTCCTTCGAGCTCATCCAGCAGTTTGGGAAGCAGTTCCAGGACAAGCTCTGCG GGGTGAACACGTGCATGGAGCAGGAGCAcggctgccagcacagctgcatcAGCACCGCCAGCTCCTTCTACTGCGAATGCAACCCCGGCTACAGGCTCAACATGGATGGAAAGACCTGTTCCC CCATCAATGCCTGTGAAGACGGGAGACACGGCTGTCAGCACCAGTGCATCAGCACTCGTGGGTCGTACTTGTGCCACTGCCGCACGGGTTACTACCTCAACCAGGACAAGAGGAGCTGCTCTA TGATCGATTACTGCAGCTTCGGCAACCACAGCTGCCAGCACGAGTGCGTGAGCATCCCCAACGGGCACTACTGCCGCTGCCGCAGCGGGTTCACGCTGCAGCCCGACAGCAAGTCCTGCAGAG CCACCGACCTCTGCAACGGGGTGGATCACGGCTGCGAGTTCAAGTGCGTGAGCACGGAGGGCTCCTACCGCTGCGTGTGCCCCGAGGGCCAGCAGCTCCAGGCTGACGGCAAGGCGTGCAGCA AGTGCGGGGCTGGGCACGTTGACCTGGTGATGGTGATCGATGGCTCCAAGAGTGTCCGGCCCCAAAACTTCGAGCTGGTGAAGCAGTTTGTGAACCGCATCGTGGACCTGCTGGAGGTGTCACCCCATGGCACGCGGGTGGGGCTGGTGCAATACTCCAGCCGCGTCCGCACCGAGTTCCCCCTCAACAAGTACCACAGCGCGGATGAGATCAAGAAGGCGGTGATGGAGGTGGAGTACATGGAGAAAGGCACCATGACAGGTCTTGCCCTCAAGCACATGGTGGAGCACAGCTTCTCTGAGCTGGAAGGTGCCAGGCCTCTCTCCCACAACGTGCCCAGAATTGGGCTCGTCTTCACAGACGGGCGCTCCCAGGATGACATCTCTGAATGGGCCAGGAGAGCAAAGGAGTCAG GGATTGTTATGTTCGCTGTGGGCGTTGGCAAGGCTGTGGAAGAGGAGCTGAGAGCAATTGCCTCCGAGCCGGTGGAGCAGCACTTCTCCTACTCGGCGGACTTCAGCACCATGACCCACCTCGTGGAGAACTTCAAGCTGAACATCTGCCCAG AGGAGGGCAAAGGTGAGACGGAGATCCGCAACCCGTGTGAGTGTGAGGCGCTGGTGCAGTTCCAGACAAACACGGTGGCCATCCTGCAGAGCCTGACTGAGAAAA ttgctcagatgACGGCCAGACTTGAAGACTTGGAAAAGCAGATTGCCAACAAGAAGTGA